TTCTCTTTTATCTCACCATTTGGTTCTCCATCCATTTTACCAACCAGCTCTTCCGGAACAGTACGAAGACTTTTTATTATGCTCAGAAGTTGATTATTAAACTCTCCTCTACGCTCTACCAGTAATTCATTTCCGGTTTCTTCTGTAGCCGGATTACCTGCTGCATCACTAGAAAACTTCCGAATACGACTCCCCCGGCATTGTAAAGTTTTAGTTACTATTTCACAGGCCGATAACTTAAACGACATCACGACGGTACCACTTAAGTTCTCttctcttcggaggaaATCCAGACTAGTGAATTTCCCGAACACTTCAAGATTTAtcaaatttttttaattctAAATCTTGAAGTCAGATTCCATCGTATGAATTAACATGTCACCACGAGTCATGATAAATGGAAACAGATATTGAACTAGTCCTTCGCAAGTTGCTGGATGGCCCTCCTGATAAATCATTGATATTTGTGCTTGGTTCAAGATCAAGATATTTCTTTGAGAGCGAGCTCCCAAATGGACGGTTTGCATTTTCATCCTTGCGAGCCGTTGATAACAGTAGGCGAAATATCAAAGTGATGTTTCTTGAGAAACTGCAATATCtttttatatatttaaCTAAGTTCGAAGCTGAAGGTCTTAAAAGCTTAAAACAGGTGATAATATATGGGTTGGATGAATTAATAAAATGTAATACTGCTAACTTTTTAAGTGCCAGCCAAGTACGGCTAGCAAATCTAATTTATAGTATATCATTTCGAGTGATGAGGCGACATAATGTGACGGTTCAATTCGTGCTGTTTAGGTCACCTGGGATTAAAGATTTTGAATCACTAGAGAACTATTGGCGATATATTACATAAGTAGGATACGAGTGGGAGTAGACTTCTATTACTTATCTATAATAACGTACATAAATACGAAATGCATCTTTATTCCATGTTAATACTAACAGCTTCCAACTGAGCATTCTCATTGTCATAGAATGCAGCCAGTTTCACTCGAAATTCGGCCGCAGCAACACC
The Eremothecium sinecaudum strain ATCC 58844 chromosome II, complete sequence DNA segment above includes these coding regions:
- the SHU1 gene encoding Shu1p (Syntenic homolog of Ashbya gossypii ABR011W; Syntenic homolog of Saccharomyces cerevisiae YHL006C (SHU1)), with translation METDIELVLRKLLDGPPDKSLIFVLGSRSRYFFESELPNGRFAFSSLRAVDNSRRNIKVMFLEKLQYLFIYLTKFEAEGLKSLKQVIIYGLDELIKCNTANFLSASQVRLANLIYSISFRVMRRHNVTVQFVLFRSPGIKDFESLENYWRYIT